TACTGAGGGCAGAATCGGGAACTGGGATCTTGTCTATAGTTTTTTTCAATCTTTGAAAAGACAGGAATGTCCTGATCATCCATTAGATGGCCTTGATGATAAAGATGAACTGAAATTCCAGAAACAGTCGGCAGGTAAAGCTGACTCATTCTGGGAGCGTGAGAGTTACACTAAACGGGCACTCTTCGAAAAGATTGCTACAGAAGTAAGAAAAAGAAAGCCCGTTAAGGACAATGAATCTGAAATAGAGACTCATAGAAATATCTGGAGGGTTTTAGGGAATTTTGAATTTGTTGGTGGCCAGTATATGGATCTGGTCCAGCAAGAAATAGACTCGCACCTTCTAGCAGTTGTTGACATACGCGACAACGTGACAGAGATACGGAATTCACTTGCAATGAAATTGGCAAGCTTGGCCACAGTAGGTGGGGCAAAAATAAACTGCGAAGAGCTCTTCAGAACTAATGGGCTCAAAGCGATTCCTCTTTCTGATTTAGCAAAACTGAGAAAAGCCACTCAAAAGTCAACCCAAAAGTCATTGAAGAGACTTGGCTATAATACTTCTGATGATGTTAGATGGGATGCTGTAAAGAAGACCATTGAAGATTGGCCAGACACATCTCCGGTTTTGGTAATTGCAGGAGAAAGTGGTTGCGGAAAATCATGGAGAGCCTATGGGATCTGTGAATTAGAGCAGTCAAGAGAATGCTTGTGTGTAATTTCTAATCCTGGTGAGAACTTAGACCTAACTCTTGCAAGGGCTGCCAGCAAAATCTGGCAAAATATAGCTGGGCATGATGAGGCTATTCCACTATTTCAGATTGGGCGTCGACTCAGAGATGTCATTCCAAACATTGCCTTCCCTTGGTTAACTCTTGTAATTGATGGAGCAATAGATCCATCTCTGGCCTTAGAACTTATGAGAGAGGAATGGGAAGAGTGGGGCGTGAAGCTGGTGCTAACTTTACAACTAAATGATGCCCTGAATATCGAGAGCAGGTCTCGAGGCAGATGTAAGGTGGTCACTATCGGAGATTTTACTTCTCTTGAACTTAATAGCTATCTAGAGTCGTTTTTAGGTGAAGCCTGGCCGGAGACTCCAGCTTCCATCCGCACGCCACTTCGAAAGCCTTTAATAGCAGCAATGTATAGGAAGATTGTCGAAGGCCAAGAATCCGTGGAGTGGATGCCAGAGTCAGAATATCAATTATTTCAGGAGTTCTGGAATACAATAGAAAATCCCTACGACCAAAATTGCCTTGTCAAACTCGCCGAGAGCTACATTGCGCGTGGGATAGCTTCATGGACTGTCGATGAGATTATCAATATTGGCGGCAACGCCCAGACCACTAATCGACTAGAGGCTGCTGGATGGCTGCGTCGCTCTAACACAGACCTGCTCCCGGAATTCGAATTCAGTCATAATCGCCTTTTGAATTGGGCAGGAGCAGTCTTTTTGGTTGCGCGCTATGCTAAGAATGCCGATAGCCAAGAACAAATCGAAAATCAGTTGCGACAGTATCTCTGGAGGGAGTCGGGGACCGATCAACGATGGCTAAATTATTTAACAATGGATTTTTTATGGTTAGCTTGCAATCATGAGCAGGTTAAAAGCCATGTGCCGCAAATGATCGACACAATCATCAATAATAACTTGTTTTATTCTCGAGTAGTTTATCAAAAACTGCTCCCGACCTTGGGAGCTATAGTTTTAAATTCACTGGAATCTCAATTAAGGAAGAGCATTCGGACTCCGATGATCCTGAAACTGGTCATTGATGCAATTTGCGAAATAGGTGGAAATGAAGTAGCGACGATGTCGCGGCTGTTGTTGGTTGATGAGAGCCCATTAATCCAGGTTGCTGCCGCACAAATATTGAGTGAATGCCCAGATGCCGATGCTCTCGATAAGCTGTGGAGCCTGCATTGCGAGTGCCAAGTAAATCCAGATAAATATATTTTTCAAGGAGATGAGTCATCCCCATTTCGATTACATCAAATTACTTATTCTGCCCTAAAGTGCTGCTGTTTGGCAAAACCAGAATGGGTTAGTGAAATAATCAGAAAAGCCGAAAAGAACGATGGGATAATTAATGATTTAGCAAATTTAATATCTGAAGTTCCTGGCACTGTGGGACGGGACCTATGGCTCGAGCATAAGAGGGAATTATTCGACAAAGTTCCAGAAGGTAAACTCAAATGCATTGCTAGATGCATTGATATATTTTCCGATCATGATGAGTTGGATTGGATTAACGAGCATGTCAGCGACACAGATAGTCAACTGAGTTCAACTGCACTCAAAGTCTTGGCGAGACTCGCCCCTTTGAAAGCAATCGAAAACCTTGAGAATGTACATCACAGTGTATTCCCATTCATAACACACTGGTTTTCGTTGCAGTTACTAGTTTCTCAGACAAAATTGACTCAAGATAAAGTCAGAGAGATTCTTGAAGTTACAGATCATACATGGGCAGTAGCCAGTTTTTATAATCAACGATTTCAACATGTTGATAGAGACACTCTCGAGATCATGATCTCGAAGCTGGAGGCTGACATAGAGTCAAGCCTAGACGAGCCTGGAGACTATTCAGGAAATCATTTGTTTGCCCCAATGAGATTGTTGGTGCAAGCAAACACTCATGATCAACTTGCGCACTTGAGGGAATATTCAGGCAGTAGATTTGAGCAATTGCTGGTAGGTCATATATTGAGAATCGGCCCAAGAAGTGGAGCGTCTTCTGACTCTTTGGTGCTTAGAGAGTCTATTGGTCTTCTTTTGCGTATCAACGGAGATGGATACTGTCAGGCGGTAAACAGTCTGCTGATAGCTGAAAGTCATTTTGGACGACATGATGGAATGACCTTCGCTCAAATGAAATCGAATTCAGAAACGCTCCAGATTTTGACCAACATCTGCGAATCAGAAGAAAAAATGGATGGTCATTATGTTGAACAATGTCACGCTGCTTCAGTATTGGCTGCTAATAATGTGTGGGCTCCGATATTGTCACTTATTAGCAAGGCTGGATTTGAGTTGTTGAAAGAAGTATCCCATCTGCCATTATACGGAATTCGCCCCGATACTGAACTTCTTTTGGAAGTAACCAATAGGGCTGAAACTGCCCCTGAATCACTTTCACCTGGGGATATAATTTCTTTAGGGTTTGGAACTGAGAGGCATGCCAGAGTTGTATCGAATCTTTCAAGTCACTTTGTTTTTGATACCGAACATGCACAAGCGTGTGTATTTGCTTTGTATTTATTAAGTGATTCAGATGATAAAAACCTTGGTTTTCTAAAGAAACAACTTGAGGTACAGAGGCATAGACATCTAGCCATGCTTGCATTGCTGAGGAATGGAACCCAGCCTGCACTGGAACTACTTGAAGATCATGCTACGGAAGGGAATCTTGCTGCTATACTGATCAATGAGCTCGAAGATCGTGCAAGTGTTATAGAAAAGGTAAAGTACTCTATTTCCAGCAGTATGGAAGACATCCCCAATTTCATTTTGTCAGGCACGATTCAAAATCTCGTATCGCAAGTCAATAACCGAGAGGCATTGGCTGAAGTACTTTCCGATCCCAAAACAGAAGAATTAATTCGAGACTTGGCATTTCAGGATGATGATGGTGGCCTAACGGCAAGTCAAAAGTATGATTGGATTTTATGCTTATCAAAGTTGGATAAGAATGCTGCATACATTGCAGCTAAAGCTGCCTTAATGAATCGGGAGATTAGGAATCGAGATTCTTACCCATCTCTGATGATGAGTATTGATGATGAGCTTGCTGTCCCTTTCCTTCTTGAAGTAATCAAGTTTGAAGCAGATAAAGAAGTCAAAGTTGCGATGGGAAGAGCTCTTGCTAGATCTCCAATCTCAGAACATTTATTTCGTGAGCTAGAATCAACGGATTCCAGGTCTAGGTTCACCGCCTGTTTCATCTCCAAATGGCAAAGGCCATCCAATGAGTTAGAGCAAAGGGTAAGATCGTGTGTTACTGATATTGATGAATCAGTGTCTCGAGAAGCAGCCATTGCTATTAATGCGTTAATGGTTCAACGGGAAGTGGATAAATTAGGTGAATTATTCCTGCAAACAGTTGAAGATTCGATTCGATGGCTGCTTCTTGAAAGCTTACTAACTTTGAGTGATGTTGGTGATAATTTCAATCCATGGCCCATATATGGGCCAGATATAGTTAAGGAACTTTCTGTGTTTCAAATTGACCACTGTAATCGTGAATTGAAAAGAAAACGAAATAAGCGATAGCTAAATAATCATCCCTTCAAGGATTAAAGAACTATCGACCTCTTTCCAATTCTGTTCGAGGTGTTAAACTAATTTCTCGATGCGCCTCCCAGATTACCTCTACCGCTTTCTGCGCATTGCGTCCGACATAGTATTTCATGGTCGTGTCAATGTTAGAATGTCGCATCAGCAGCGTCAAAACGTCTGGCATTACCTTAAGGGACCACCTCTCACCGAACTCCCTTCGCAAGTCATGAGCCGAAGCATAGCGTGGTTTCCGCTTCCCGGTTTCCTTGTCGATGTTTCCTTTGTCACCGACAACGACGTTTGCTTTCTCTCCAACGTCTACTATCTGCTTTGAGACAGTGGAGGAAAGCGTTCTCTCGGTTCGCTTGATTCTGGCAAACTTCCTGTCATGCTGGATTGTCAGAACGTTGATGTAATCGGGATTGATCGCTCCGGGTTGTTCCTCCAGATCCATTCTGAACTGTCGCCTATCACCGTCGCACGACCACCGACGGTGTTATGAACCAAATCTTTCAAAACCTTGTGTCCCTTCCCCGATCATGGCCGAGGGATGCCCACCAGCGCGCCTGAGTGGAAATGGCCTAACTAATCTTGGGTTATGCAATTGTGCTTTTGATGAGCTCCCATTTTTCGTAGATCACTGGAATATTTATTCACAGTGTGAGATAGACTTCAGCATCTTGGAGTCTGGAAATGATCAATTTGAATGAATGTCAGTTTAAAAGTTTTCGAAGCATCATTTTCAATTGGCCCATTTGCTAATTAGAAATAGTAAGTTCCGTATGCAGGTTTGAGATAGGAACTGCCCAGTGTAAAAATAGTCATATAATTTCAAATAAAAGTTCACTCACACGTGACAACAATGTGTTCGGATGTTAGCTTTTATCCTAAGGGCTTGAAACAGCACGTTCCTATCTGATTTCTGTTTTGATATTAGTATCAAGAATGCTTAAGTAACTATTGTGCTTTTGTGATTTTTTGCTGCTGGTACAGATTAAAACGTTCATCTTGCTTTTAACGCTTTGCTTTGGAAGTGATCCAATGAGTAAATATGTAAAAGAATTGATCATCTCGGAGATCGAATCACATATCAGCGATGTACGTGACTTCGTCGTGATAGATTCTGCAAAAGTGGATGCGATTACTGATAACAGTTTCCGCCTCAAACTGCAGGAAAAGGGTCTGACTGCTCTGACAGTCAAAAACTCACTCGCTCGACGGGCATTTGCCAATAAAGGCATTGAGGGGTTGGGAGAGGTTCTCAAGGGACCTTCAACTCTGGTCTGGGGGGGTGAGGATATCGTTGAGCTCTCTAAAGAGATGAGTAAATGGGCTAAGGAAATCCAAGAGCTCGACATCAAAGGAGGACTGACAGAGGGGACCTCGCTAACAACTGATGATGTGACCAAGCTCAGCAAGAGTCCGGGGCGGATCGAACTGATCGCCGACATTGTGGGCCGGATTCTAGGACCAGGTTCACAACTGTCAAGTGCAATCAAAGGACCCGGTGTAACCGTGGTTGGTCAGGTCAAGTCGATTAGCGAAGACGAGGAGCTTACTCTAAGTCGACTAAAGGCACTCGCAAGTGCAAAAAAAAATATCGCAGCCAAAACGGAAGAGCCCAAAGATGGTGAAGGCGATGTCGCCACTTTAATTGCAGTTGAAGATCCGACAGAGAAAAAATTCCAAACGGATGAATCAGAAAATGCACATTTGAATAATGGTCAAACTGATATTGCGTCACCTAATGATTGGCGTTCTAATATAGGGCCCGTGAAGGAACACGGGGATATCACTAGTCCCCCTATCACAATTCATTTGGAGGCAAGAGACTCCATGGGCGGACAGTTCAAAGACCCTAGTATGATAACACAGTCACTGAAGTTAGTGATGAGCACTGACAGTGATCATGGAATAAAAGAAGCCCTAGCAATAAGAGATCCAAACATGGATCTGCTCGATTTGGTGGGCGATGATTCTCTAATCGAGAGTGCTAGTATAGATCTAGGGATCAATGCAGCTTTTGTATCTCATTCACGACGATGTGAGTTTATTTTAATTGGATGGCATACATTCGCAGAACCGAAAAGGGTTCTCGATTTCTTAAATCATGAATTTAATACTTCTCCGCATAATTTAAGCGTTTTTAAAAATTTTGCTGGAAAAAGAATTTTCAACCTGAGAGTTGAAAATACACATTCAGAAGAAGAATTAAAGCAAACGCTCTCCAATTTTCAAAGCGTCAACTCCGGGCGAATCGTTGTTGAAAGTAATGATGAGATGTGGGAAATATGGGTTGAAAGAGACCCTCTGCTTGGAAGTATTTGTAGTGACAAGCCAATTATTGTAGTAACATTTTCAACTAAGTTACTCAATTCCCAATCAAAGAATAGACTTTGTAAGCTTGTTGAAAACACAGGGGTTGCTTTTTCTGAAAGCCATAATCAAACGTGGCTTGTTGATCAAATTCGAAACTTGCAGAAAGACAAGGCATAGAAATGGCGTTCAACGTTGATGATCATCCATTAGATACAAGCTTAATACTTCACACGGAGTCTAGAAGCCCTAGAAAACAAAAAGAAAATTGCTTTGGAAGTCTCGGCTACTTAGAAGATGATAAGTTAAATTTTGTCACTGGACCTGATGATGAGTTTGCATCATTCTGGTTCATAAAAACTTCAGTAACTGACCCCCACAAATGTAAAGATGCAGAATTCATAGAAAATCAGCTTCGGAAAGGTGAATTTGGGATTGCATTTATATGTAATCCACAAATTGTATGTACTTATTCTATTGGTATTTTGGCGTATCGCAAGAACACCTCACCAATAGAATATATAAGCGATATTGGAATTAGTGAAGATGGAGTGTCAATTAAAGAAGACGATTTTGATGAAGGATTCACTGCAATCGAAAGCCGATTTGGGTTTGATGTTCCAAAGGGCTCAGATGAGTCCCAGCGGTTGATGTTCCCTTATATCACAGGAACCATCCATAAAAATAATGATGCATATACGGGTTTAAAATACTCGAAAATCTTAGAGGAGAGTAAAACTTTTGCTAGATTATTTGAAATGGACGATGCAATAAATGTAATCGAAGATTTTCAAAATGAAAACCTGCCATATTTAATTCAATCAGATAAGTTTTCAATACCAAAATCTGAGCAGAAGGGTGTTGTTGAAGTAATGATTTATGTTTGGATCAATGATTCAACTAAACAGCTTGAACCTTTCATGTGCAGAAAAAGCGTAGAACCTAAAGTTCGCAAGGTAAAATTTAATTTCGAGTAATTTAGATGATTTCCCCAGACGCGAATTGATTCTTTATGATGACGACCGAGCAACTTTTGAAAACGTTTCTCTCGACTATTGTATCTCTTGTTCCAAGTATATTAGCACTATATCTAGTCCTCAAAGGAAGATCAGAGGTTAGTACTTCGAAGAAGAGCGGACCTCAAAAGAAAGATGCATGGCTAAACACCAAATTAAGCGAATCAGTCTTATCTGGCACTGATCTTTTGAATGTAGACAAACCCCTCTCACGTATAGTGAGTAATACTTACTACCAAAGCTTAAGGAAAGAACTTTTCTTACTTTCAATCTCGGGTTTTTTCCCCTTTATACTTACATTTGTGAAAATAGCACTCGCTAATCCAGATTTACATAACGATAGCAGTAAAAATATCGCCTTTGCCTGCCTAAGTCCTCTCGGAATTATAGCTTTAATTCATTTTATTATAACCACAAAGGTTCTCATGATTAAAGATAAGGACTTTTATCAAAAGCATAAGAACAACCCACCAGGAGCATTTAAGATTCTAGCAAGGTTAAACTATGTTATGTTAATCGTCGTCGCACTAGCTGCATTTATCGTA
This window of the Gimesia chilikensis genome carries:
- the rplJ gene encoding 50S ribosomal protein L10, which codes for MSKYVKELIISEIESHISDVRDFVVIDSAKVDAITDNSFRLKLQEKGLTALTVKNSLARRAFANKGIEGLGEVLKGPSTLVWGGEDIVELSKEMSKWAKEIQELDIKGGLTEGTSLTTDDVTKLSKSPGRIELIADIVGRILGPGSQLSSAIKGPGVTVVGQVKSISEDEELTLSRLKALASAKKNIAAKTEEPKDGEGDVATLIAVEDPTEKKFQTDESENAHLNNGQTDIASPNDWRSNIGPVKEHGDITSPPITIHLEARDSMGGQFKDPSMITQSLKLVMSTDSDHGIKEALAIRDPNMDLLDLVGDDSLIESASIDLGINAAFVSHSRRCEFILIGWHTFAEPKRVLDFLNHEFNTSPHNLSVFKNFAGKRIFNLRVENTHSEEELKQTLSNFQSVNSGRIVVESNDEMWEIWVERDPLLGSICSDKPIIVVTFSTKLLNSQSKNRLCKLVENTGVAFSESHNQTWLVDQIRNLQKDKA